A DNA window from Pseudomonas sp. GD03919 contains the following coding sequences:
- a CDS encoding MFS transporter: protein MSRQHSSALVAGVLAVGFLVMFLSSAIKGLYQVYFVDLAAHFGGGRSGLALGGTLFVLTIGLASPLVGGLSDRVGPLWTVVAGSFCGGLALLGVSLFDHSLTLFILLYGLLGAFALAAMTYVPMGILVDRMVGEKSKAFAFAVVTNGTAIGFIVLSPLWIWLEQWVSWQSLFSVIGLIFLLPLSAALFWVARRVPLAAPASGVEGKVSLRFLLGDPRFFVLALSFASCGATMAFIDVHLVPYWQGQEVVPSIQASSLSLLGVLELISGLLAGWLATRFNKGALLAAFYLLRCAAVALLLVQPSTLSVYLFAIIFGASYLGTVVLTSAFCFDLYGSAIKGKVFGALFLVHQLGAMAVTQLGAMDYDRHQSYQMTALVLTLVTLLAAGLSLTLLPWGRSAAARELVRS, encoded by the coding sequence TTGTCGATCTGGCGGCGCATTTCGGGGGTGGCCGTTCCGGTTTGGCTCTGGGGGGGACATTGTTTGTCCTGACCATTGGCCTCGCTTCGCCTCTGGTGGGAGGGTTGAGCGATAGGGTCGGGCCGTTGTGGACGGTGGTTGCCGGCAGTTTCTGTGGTGGCCTGGCATTACTGGGAGTCAGTCTGTTCGATCACAGTCTTACCCTGTTCATCCTGCTCTACGGTTTGCTTGGAGCCTTTGCCTTGGCGGCGATGACCTACGTGCCTATGGGTATCCTGGTGGATCGCATGGTCGGTGAGAAGTCCAAGGCCTTTGCTTTTGCCGTGGTTACCAACGGTACCGCCATCGGTTTCATCGTGCTGTCGCCACTATGGATCTGGTTGGAGCAATGGGTGTCCTGGCAGAGCCTGTTCAGTGTGATCGGCCTGATCTTCCTGCTGCCGCTGAGTGCAGCGCTGTTCTGGGTGGCCCGCCGCGTACCATTGGCTGCGCCAGCATCCGGTGTGGAGGGCAAGGTCTCGCTGAGATTTCTCCTGGGTGACCCGCGGTTCTTCGTGTTGGCGCTGAGCTTTGCCAGTTGCGGTGCGACCATGGCGTTCATCGACGTGCATTTGGTGCCTTACTGGCAGGGGCAGGAAGTGGTGCCATCGATACAGGCCAGCAGCTTGAGCCTGCTCGGTGTATTGGAGCTGATCAGTGGTCTGTTGGCCGGTTGGTTGGCGACACGTTTCAACAAGGGAGCCTTGCTGGCGGCGTTCTATCTACTGCGTTGTGCTGCTGTGGCGCTGTTGCTGGTGCAGCCGAGCACGCTTTCGGTGTACCTGTTCGCGATCATCTTCGGCGCCAGTTATCTGGGTACCGTGGTACTGACCTCGGCCTTTTGCTTCGACCTCTATGGGAGTGCGATCAAGGGCAAGGTATTCGGTGCGCTTTTCCTGGTGCATCAATTGGGCGCCATGGCCGTGACCCAGCTCGGTGCCATGGACTACGACCGCCACCAGAGCTATCAGATGACGGCACTGGTGCTCACTCTGGTGACCCTGCTGGCCGCTGGGCTGTCGCTGACTTTGCTGCCCTGGGGGCGGAGTGCGGCTGCTCGAGAGCTGGTCAGGAGTTGA
- a CDS encoding aminotransferase class I/II-fold pyridoxal phosphate-dependent enzyme yields the protein MDHDTPHSRDFDASAALHVGRGEDFSDTFCEPLAMTSAYTFASARDAWEKFTGQQPGNVYSRFTNPTVRAFERRIASLEGAEDAAAFASGMGAIAGLCQALLSQGENIVCSRDVFGTTLSALRNYMGRFGVEVRLVELTDLDAWQRNIDSRTRLVLLESPSNPVLKIADIGEISRIAHAKGALLAVDNTMLTPVFQSPHCLGADMVVHSAGKYIDGQGRALAGVVTGSAALISELRGVLRTLGISCSPFNAWLLLKSLETLEVRMQRVASSALELAQWLREQALVEAVYYSGLTEHPQHALACRQQRGHGGLLSFRMSGGQAAAWQWIDALQLVARCTNIGDTRSMVTHPATTTHCRLTWEERQSAGIPDGLVRLSVGLERLDDLRCDLARAFAEVEHGRRHSSLSALYRGLAS from the coding sequence ATGGATCACGATACGCCACACTCTCGCGATTTCGATGCCAGTGCGGCTCTGCATGTCGGCCGGGGAGAGGACTTTTCCGATACCTTCTGTGAGCCTTTGGCGATGACGTCCGCTTATACCTTCGCTTCGGCTCGTGATGCTTGGGAAAAGTTCACTGGCCAGCAGCCAGGCAATGTCTACAGCCGTTTTACCAATCCCACTGTGCGTGCCTTCGAGCGGCGTATCGCATCGCTCGAAGGGGCCGAAGATGCGGCAGCCTTCGCCTCCGGTATGGGGGCGATAGCCGGTCTTTGCCAGGCGCTGTTGAGCCAGGGCGAGAACATTGTCTGCAGCCGTGATGTGTTCGGTACAACCTTGAGTGCTTTGCGCAACTACATGGGCCGGTTTGGTGTCGAGGTGCGCCTGGTTGAGCTGACCGATCTGGATGCCTGGCAGCGCAATATCGATAGCAGGACGCGTCTGGTGCTGCTGGAGTCGCCGTCCAATCCGGTGCTGAAGATCGCTGACATCGGCGAAATCAGCCGCATCGCCCATGCCAAGGGGGCCTTGCTGGCGGTGGACAACACGATGCTCACCCCGGTTTTTCAGAGCCCGCACTGCCTGGGGGCGGATATGGTGGTGCATTCTGCCGGCAAATACATCGACGGTCAGGGGCGGGCGCTGGCAGGGGTGGTTACCGGCAGCGCCGCCCTGATCAGTGAGTTGCGTGGAGTACTGCGTACCCTGGGCATCTCGTGTAGTCCTTTCAATGCCTGGCTGCTGCTCAAGAGCCTGGAAACCCTCGAGGTACGCATGCAGCGTGTGGCCAGCAGCGCCTTGGAGTTGGCGCAGTGGCTGCGTGAGCAAGCTCTGGTGGAGGCGGTTTACTACAGCGGCCTGACCGAGCATCCGCAACATGCGTTGGCCTGTCGTCAACAGCGCGGCCATGGCGGCCTGCTCAGCTTTCGCATGAGTGGAGGGCAAGCGGCTGCCTGGCAGTGGATCGATGCGCTGCAACTGGTAGCGCGTTGTACCAATATCGGCGATACACGGAGCATGGTCACTCATCCGGCTACCACCACGCATTGCCGCTTGACCTGGGAGGAGCGTCAAAGCGCTGGAATTCCCGATGGCCTGGTGAGACTGTCCGTAGGGCTTGAACGTCTTGATGACCTGCGTTGCGATCTGGCTCGGGCCTTCGCCGAAGTCGAGCATGGTCGGCGCCACTCTTCGTTGAGTGCGCTGTACCGGGGGCTGGCCTCTTGA